A part of Syngnathoides biaculeatus isolate LvHL_M chromosome 21, ASM1980259v1, whole genome shotgun sequence genomic DNA contains:
- the LOC133494718 gene encoding insulin receptor substrate 2-B — translation MRSRMANFTNYQEGKAAMLLLETQQRNVGSKAPAANVDGPVGEPPSPLINVSGAAAGGGGGGGGGGSRSHQFPPSYHHLEPYHYELASHHHHHHHHHHHHHLHHHLSADVAESPGRKSSSPVDCGAAPLPAAVGSSDPADDVRKCGYLRKQKHGHKRFFVLRASSHLGPSRLEYYDSEKKFRSGLRGGAVGPSSPKRVIYLYQCFTVNKRADSKNKHLIALYTKDEYFAIVAENEQDQEDWYVAVSELMSEGRKGHLITDDLDDGYGTVTPGTVFKEVWHVNVKPKGLGQTKNLTGLYRLCLSSKTLHLVKLNSETPCVNQHLMNIRRCGHSESFFFIEVGRFSSIGPGEIWMQVDDSVVAQKMHETILETMKALKAFAEFRPRSKSQSSGSNPMPFITTRRHLSNLPPSQTGLQRRSRMESVVGTPPSSKSSGSSGYRFRTSSEGEGTMNRPFRSATGSLLHLNSVRPHHGRAEGSLPGSSGAAAGNAGTSAGGGRYMRANPASSASTYHARSASLPVSHFPSTTSPVSVSSSSGHGSVSDTLTRPSSASICGSPSDGGFNSSDEYGSSPGDFRYFRVRSNTPDSLGNTPPIREENCLSDYMAVGLNREVFGTGAGSGNNSGADTPREEGTSTTDDERFSSTSLRRRRSGGPGVALYQKMTQTNFSLEEGADVPFGASLQRGGPTSSSSSLRSDYSSCSEHSQQSRPSTLPRAETGGEHPPPSSAKEESGYVPMMSGVAVSPRDTPPDYVPMHPSFHHGSHATQFHSPSLGPRSAPRQSHPSADTHGYMMMLPGSGGSSSSPVQTSLSPNGGHGTAGTSGSESIAERPENGEYMDMSSRGSDGRKVEGSSGTYAAEGFWRSYSPYFSLPRSYKAPTRDRHEKEFDDYVLMKSPAKPGYSSAVTASFSPLERRSCNCTSTPSHPPPPYGAHHTTAAMADRRAVRPNRLPLGRRSFHGPLRVSEPSTSAAITSTSAPTARTSSDRPPSPGEYINIDFSDQYPRQQQTLVDPLSTQNEAPSLPSGDNRQSPPLPQTVQDYMSVEVSCDRQDSNGCLGKCQSPRPSLVAPWNPPSYIRPLGSNPGAPAFPEVPAGGHWRSAGEGYTEMTFSRGERTQTSPTDMLQHLCVMEGCFGHSASSSSISPTLPPRSPGRAPTSEPKVIRPDPQGRRRHSSETFSSTTSSNSTPSGGVSSATRPTQVDSATSNVSHVPEGQSSRWAGSVSFDGVWMSLEGHGDPSLVQAQVGASDPSTGTNTSASSSPATSRMYGNDTSVGHRNGLNYMVLEPRDDWGRANAAPTTGLGEISIVPENEAYTSLDSAKSAGVSTTTKD, via the exons ATGCGCTCCCGGATGGCGAATTTCACAAATTATCAGGAAGGAAAGGCGGCGATGTTGCTGCTGGAGACTCAGCAGAGGAACGTGGGGTCCAAAGCTCCCGCTGCAAACGTAGACGGCCCGGTCGGGGAACCCCCTTCCCCGTTAATTAACGTCAGCGGCGCGGCTgcaggcggaggaggaggaggaggaggcggcggctcTCGTTCCCATCAGTTTCCGCCCTCCTACCACCACCTTGAACCGTATCACTATGAGCTGGCgtcgcatcatcatcatcatcaccaccaccaccaccatcatcacctTCATCACCATCTCTCCGCCGACGTCGCCGAGTCCCCAGGCAGGAAGTCGTCGTCCCCGGTAGATTGCGGCGCCGCTCCCCTCCCCGCCGCCGTCGGCTCGTCCGACCCGGCGGACGACGTCCGAAAGTGCGGCTACCTGCGCAAGCAGAAGCACGGGCACAAGCGCTTCTTCGTGCTGCGGGCTTCCAGCCACCTCGGCCCCAGCCGCCTGGAGTACTACGACAGCGAAAAGAAATTCCGGAGCGGCTTGCGCGGGGGAGCCGTGGGCCCGTCCTCCCCCAAGAGGGTCATTTACCTCTACCAATGCTTCACCGTCAACAAGAGGGCCGACTCGAAAAACAAACACCTCATTGCCCTTTACACAAAGGACGAATACTTTGCTATTGTGGCGGAAAACGAGCAGGACCAGGAGGACTGGTACGTGGCCGTCAGCGAGTTGATGAGCGAGGGCAGAAAGGGCCATCTCATTACGGACGATTTGGACGATGGCTATGGTACCGTCACCCCTGGTACCGTCTTCAAGGAGGTGTGGCACGTGAACGTCAAACCCAAAGGACTCGGTCAAACGAAAAACCTCACAGGCTTGTATCGCCTTTGCCTCTCATCCAAAACCCTTCACCTCGTCAAGTTGAACTCCGAGACCCCCTGCGTGAACCAGCACCTGATGAACATCAGGCGCTGCGGACACTCGGAAAGCTTCTTTTTCATCGAGGTGGGTCGCTTCTCGTCCATCGGGCCGGGGGAGATATGGATGCAGGTGGACGACTCGGTCGTGGCCCAAAAAATGCACGAGACCATCCTAGAGACCATGAAAGCCCTGAAGGCGTTCGCGGAGTTCCGGCCGAGGAGTAAGAGCCAGTCATCGGGCTCCAACCCCATGCCGTTTATTACTACGCGCCGCCACCTGAGCAATCTCCCGCCGAGCCAGACGGGCCTTCAGCGGCGATCCAGAATGGAGTCGGTTGTGGGAACTCCGCCGTCCAGTAAGAGCTCCGGCTCCAGCGGTTACCGTTTCCGCACATCCAGCGAGGGCGAGGGCACCATGAACCGGCCCTTTCGCTCCGCCACAGGAAGCCTGCTCCACCTCAACTCGGTGCGTCCTCATCACGGCCGCGCCGAGGGAAGCCTGCCGGGCAGTAGCGGCGCGGCTGCAGGAAACGCTGGCACGAGCGCTGGGGGCGGGCGCTACATGCGGGCTAACCCCGCATCGTCGGCCTCTACCTACCATGCGCGATCCGCCTCCCTCCCAGTTTCCCACTTCCCTTCCACCACAAGCCCCGTCAGCGTGTCCTCCAGCAGCGGCCACGGTTCTGTGTCGGACACCCTCACCCGCCCGTCCAGCGCCTCGATATGTGGCTCCCCATCCGACGGCGGCTTCAACTCTTCTGACGAGTACGGATCCAGCCCCGGTGACTTCAGATACTTCCGTGTACGCAGTAACACCCCCGATTCCCTGGGGAACACTCCGCCGATCAGAGAGGAGAACTGCCTAAGCGACTACATGGCCGTGGGCTTGAACAGGGAGGTGTTTGGTACCGGCGCCGGGTCTGGGAACAACAGCGGCGCCGACACCCCGCGAGAGGAAGGCACGTCTACCACTGACGACGAGCGCTTTTCATCGACGTCGCtcaggaggaggagaagcggcGGGCCCGGGGTGGCTCTCTATCAGAAAATGACCCAAACTAATTTTTCATTAGAAGAAGGTGCAGATGTCCCGTTTGGTGCTAGCCTCCAGCGGGGCGGACCCACATCCTCTTCGTCATCTCTGCGCTCCGACTACAGTTCCTGCTCTGAGCACAGCCAGCAGAGCCGGCCCTCAACGCTGCCGCGGGCGGAGACCGGCGGTGAGCACCCTCCCCCGTCCTCCGCCAAGGAAGAAAGCGGCTATGTGCCCATGATGTCCGGGGTGGCCGTGTCGCCGAGGGACACGCCCCCGGACTACGTGCCCATGCATCCTAGCTTTCATCACGGTTCCCACGCCACGCAGTTTCATAGTCCGTCTTTGGGCCCCCGCTCAGCCCCCCGCCAGTCGCACCCCTCCGCCGACACCCACGGCTACATGATGATGCTCCCGGGCTCCGGGGGCAGCTCGTCCTCCCCCGTGCAGACCTCCCTCAGCCCCAACGGCGGACACGGCACGGCAGGAACGAGCGGGAGTGAAAGCATAGCTGAGAGACCTGAGAACGGAGAATACATGGACATGTCGTCCAGGGGCAGCGACGGTCGCAAGGTGGAAGGCAGCAGCGGAACCTACGCCGCTGAGGGCTTCTGGAGGTCTTACAGCCCTTATTTCTCTCTCCCTCGTTCTTACAAGGCCCCAACTAGAGATCGGCACGAGAAGGAGTTTGACGACTACGTTCTGATGAAGTCTCCCGCCAAGCCCGGCTACTCATCAGCCGTCACGGCTTCCTTTTCCCCACTTGAGAGGAGGAGCTGCAATTGCACTTCCACACCCTCGCACCCGCCGCCGCCTTACGGGGCTCACCACACGACAGCCGCGATGGCTGACCGGCGCGCGGTGAGACCCAACCGCCTTCCATTGGGCAGGAGAAGCTTCCACGGTCCGCTGCGAGTTAGCGAGCCATCCACCTCAGCCGCAATTACCTCCACCTCAGCCCCAACCGCCCGGACCTCATCTGACAGGCCCCCGAGCCCCGGAGAGTATATCAACATTGACTTTAGTGACCAGTACCCCCGGCAACAGCAGACCCTTGTCGACCCTCTATCCACCCAGAACGAAGCCCCCTCTCTGCCCTCCGGTGACAACCGTCAATCCCCCCCGTTACCCCAAACCGTTCAAGACTACATGAGTGTGGAGGTGAGCTGTGATCGTCAGGACAGCAACGGGTGTCTGGGTAAGTGCCAGTCACCCAGACCCAGCCTTGTGGCCCCTTGGAATCCACCCAGCTATATCCGACCCCTGGGTAGTAATCCTGGCGCTCCGGCCTTCCCTGAAGTCCCCGCTGGAGGTCACTGGAGGTCAGCGGGCGAAGGCTACACTGAAATGACGTTCAGCAGGGGCGAACGGACTCAAACGAGCCCCACTGACATGCTGCAGCATCTCTGTGTGATGGAGGGATGCTTTGGTCACAgtgcctcctcttcctccatttCCCCCACACTGCCCCCAAGAAGCCCAGGAAGGGCACCGACGTCGGAGCCAAAGGTCATCCGGCCAGACCCTCAAGGCAGGAGGAGACACAGCTCCGAAACCTTCTCTTCCACCACCTCCTCGAATTCAACACCCTCAGGAGGGGTGTCCTCCGCCACCCGCCCGACGCAAGTGGACAGCGCGACCTCAAACGTTTCACACGTGCCAGAAGGCCAGTCCTCCAGATGGGCGGGCTCGGTATCCTTCGACGGCGTCTGGATGTCCTTGGAAGGCCACGGGGACCCGTCACTTGTCCAAGCCCAGGTCGGCGCGTCGGATCCGAGCACAGGAACCAATACCTCAGCGTCCTCCTCGCCCGCGACCAGCAGAATGTACGGAAATGACACCTCTGTGGGACACCGGAACGGCCTCAACTACATGGTCTTGGAGCCGAGAGACGACTGGGGCCGTGCAAATGCCGCCCCTACGACCGGTCTCGGCGAGATTTCCATCGTGCCAGAAAACGAGGCCTACACCAGTCTAGACTCCGCCAAATCAGCCGGCGTCTCCACGACAACAAAGG ACTGA